The following proteins come from a genomic window of Gimesia chilikensis:
- a CDS encoding M16 family metallopeptidase translates to MGKQLIQTHRFPNGLTLVTESMPDVQSAAFTIMVPGGSIYDPPDKRGTASILADLISRGAGEYDSQQLSSALDNLGVQRHEGVSNAHITFTGATLADKIGETLKIYAHIIREPHLPEDQFDASRAGVAQALLSVEDDARQKALVELKRRAFPAPWGLPSDGELAHLAGITIDDIRTHYNAGFHPDDTIIGIAGNIDFDEVRDLIESLFGDWEPSAGREEPALDFPTEKTFFTEQETTQTHLGVAYDAVPYGHPDYYTAWAAVGILSGGMSARLFTEVREKRGLCYTVSASLVGMPGIGRVLCYAGTTSERAQETLDVTLHELQRLGEGIDISELERCKARAKSSLIMSQESTSSRAASIARDWFYLKHITTLDQIHDEIQQLTTDRILGYVHAHPAANFTVLTIGPKPLEVPRDLS, encoded by the coding sequence ATGGGCAAACAACTGATTCAAACGCATCGTTTTCCAAACGGGCTGACACTGGTGACCGAATCGATGCCCGACGTCCAGTCGGCCGCATTCACGATCATGGTCCCCGGCGGCAGCATTTACGATCCCCCCGACAAACGCGGCACCGCCAGTATCCTCGCCGATCTGATCTCCCGCGGTGCAGGGGAGTACGACAGCCAGCAGCTCTCCAGCGCCCTCGACAACCTCGGCGTCCAGCGACATGAAGGGGTCTCCAACGCCCACATCACCTTCACCGGGGCCACCCTCGCGGACAAAATCGGTGAGACCCTCAAAATCTACGCCCACATCATTCGTGAACCGCATCTGCCCGAGGACCAGTTCGATGCCTCCCGCGCCGGCGTCGCCCAGGCCCTGCTGTCCGTCGAAGACGATGCCCGGCAGAAAGCACTCGTCGAACTCAAACGCCGCGCCTTTCCCGCTCCCTGGGGACTTCCCAGTGACGGCGAACTCGCGCACCTGGCAGGCATCACCATCGATGATATCCGCACTCATTACAACGCAGGCTTCCATCCCGACGACACCATCATCGGGATCGCCGGCAACATCGACTTCGACGAAGTTCGCGACCTCATCGAAAGCCTCTTCGGCGACTGGGAACCCAGTGCCGGCCGCGAAGAACCCGCTCTGGATTTCCCGACCGAGAAAACCTTCTTTACCGAACAGGAAACCACCCAGACACACCTCGGCGTCGCTTATGACGCCGTCCCCTACGGCCATCCCGACTATTACACCGCCTGGGCCGCCGTCGGCATCCTCAGTGGCGGCATGAGCGCCCGCCTGTTTACCGAAGTCCGCGAAAAGCGGGGGCTCTGCTACACCGTCTCCGCCTCGCTCGTCGGCATGCCAGGCATCGGGCGCGTCCTCTGTTACGCAGGCACCACCTCCGAACGGGCCCAGGAAACACTCGACGTCACGCTCCACGAACTCCAGCGACTCGGCGAAGGTATCGACATCTCCGAACTCGAACGCTGTAAGGCCCGCGCCAAAAGCTCGCTGATCATGTCGCAGGAATCCACGTCTTCCCGCGCCGCTTCGATCGCCCGCGACTGGTTCTATCTCAAACACATTACTACCCTCGATCAGATTCACGACGAAATTCAGCAGCTCACGACCGACCGTATTCTCGGTTATGTCCACGCTCATCCCGCCGCCAATTTCACCGTCTTAACGATCGGCCCCAAACCGCTGGAGGTGCCCCGTGATCTTTCATGA
- a CDS encoding GNAT family N-acetyltransferase gives MDFTETYFRRFRMEIDLLNARLVDDPLPEGYRWCPWELTTLDRHAITKYHSFRSELDARVFPCLGDIDGCRKLMRDISTQRNFLPGGTWLITWDGMGNEEPVDCGTIQAIVPSRIMGAIQNVGITPKHRGLGLGRALVTKCLLGFREAGVKRAYLEVTAENEPAINLYRSIGFRLTRTLYKPSHYVEAPSL, from the coding sequence ATGGACTTCACCGAAACTTACTTTCGTAGATTCCGCATGGAAATCGACCTGCTCAACGCGCGCCTGGTTGATGATCCTCTGCCCGAAGGCTACCGCTGGTGTCCCTGGGAACTGACCACACTCGACCGTCACGCCATCACCAAGTATCACAGCTTCCGCTCCGAACTCGACGCCCGCGTCTTTCCCTGCCTGGGAGACATCGACGGCTGTCGCAAACTGATGCGCGATATCTCGACGCAACGCAACTTCCTGCCCGGTGGTACCTGGCTCATTACCTGGGACGGCATGGGCAACGAAGAACCCGTCGACTGTGGCACGATTCAGGCCATCGTCCCCAGCCGCATCATGGGTGCGATTCAGAACGTCGGCATCACCCCCAAACACCGCGGACTCGGGCTCGGCAGGGCACTGGTCACCAAATGCCTCCTCGGTTTCCGCGAAGCCGGCGTCAAACGGGCTTACCTCGAAGTCACCGCCGAGAATGAACCCGCCATCAACCTCTACCGGTCCATCGGCTTCCGCCTCACACGGACCCTCTACAAACCCAGCCACTACGTCGAAGCTCCCTCGCTCTAA
- a CDS encoding DUF2784 domain-containing protein, which produces MNFHDTQFLSKLAADTIVVIHFAFVLFVLIGQLLIMVGALAGWNWIRNFKFRLIHLGSILFVVAESLLGIVCPLTTLEKWLRDQAGETSYEGDFIASWVHEALFFDAAPWVFTVCYTLFGLLVLLTFLFAPPRRKPSVQTPAEA; this is translated from the coding sequence ATGAATTTTCACGATACCCAATTTCTGAGCAAGCTGGCCGCGGATACCATTGTGGTGATTCACTTCGCCTTTGTGCTGTTCGTTCTGATCGGACAATTGCTGATCATGGTCGGCGCCCTGGCCGGATGGAACTGGATCCGCAATTTCAAATTCCGGCTGATCCACCTGGGTTCGATTCTGTTCGTCGTAGCCGAATCCCTGCTGGGTATCGTTTGTCCGCTGACCACACTAGAAAAATGGTTGCGTGACCAGGCAGGGGAAACCTCCTACGAGGGCGATTTTATTGCCAGCTGGGTCCATGAAGCGCTCTTTTTTGATGCGGCTCCCTGGGTCTTTACGGTCTGCTATACGCTGTTCGGGCTGCTGGTCCTGCTCACATTTCTCTTCGCGCCTCCGCGTCGAAAACCCTCTGTACAGACGCCTGCGGAAGCCTGA
- a CDS encoding SDR family oxidoreductase, giving the protein MPGLENKKVVVTGGGTGIGEACALILAQAGADVVVGGRRQEPLEKVAAKAEGKIDYHVIDVADRDSVAAFFKAANEKLGQIDILVHCAGINCRDRSMEVVSPEDWDRLMTVNATGAFNCMQAVLPQMRERQDGLIINICSISGLRAALLGGVAYNASKFAMTALGTTVAQEEKDRGIRVSTIYPGEVETPILDERPVPVSKEHRAKILQPEDVAAAVLMISQLPPRAHVQDLTIKPTTAAFV; this is encoded by the coding sequence ATGCCAGGATTAGAAAATAAGAAAGTTGTTGTTACCGGGGGAGGGACTGGAATCGGAGAGGCCTGTGCCCTCATACTGGCCCAGGCCGGTGCGGATGTCGTCGTGGGTGGCCGTCGTCAGGAACCACTGGAGAAAGTTGCTGCCAAAGCCGAAGGCAAAATTGACTACCATGTGATCGATGTCGCCGATCGTGACAGCGTTGCGGCTTTCTTCAAAGCAGCCAATGAGAAACTGGGCCAGATCGACATCCTCGTCCATTGTGCCGGCATCAACTGTCGAGACCGCTCCATGGAAGTTGTCTCCCCTGAAGACTGGGATCGCCTGATGACCGTCAACGCGACCGGAGCTTTCAACTGCATGCAGGCGGTTCTGCCCCAGATGCGGGAACGTCAGGACGGACTGATCATTAATATCTGTTCGATTTCCGGTTTGCGGGCTGCTCTGCTCGGCGGCGTCGCCTATAATGCATCCAAGTTTGCGATGACTGCGCTGGGAACCACCGTCGCCCAGGAGGAAAAAGACCGTGGGATTCGAGTTTCCACCATTTACCCGGGTGAGGTCGAAACTCCGATTCTGGACGAACGGCCTGTGCCCGTCAGCAAAGAACATCGCGCCAAAATTCTGCAGCCCGAGGATGTTGCTGCTGCCGTCTTGATGATCAGCCAGTTACCACCTCGTGCTCACGTTCAGGATCTGACCATCAAGCCGACTACCGCGGCCTTCGTCTGA
- a CDS encoding M16 family metallopeptidase, translating into MIFHETKLDNGLQIIAELNPNAHSLAIGYFVRTGSRDETADVSGVSHFLEHMAFKGNEKYTADDVNRIFDEIGANYNASTSEEITLYYGSFLPEYIDTAMELLSTLIHPSLRQDDFDMEKKVILEEIGMYDDLHSFTAYEKVMQAHFQGHPLGQSILGSVQSITDLTAEQMRDYHAKHYLAGNLTLAVAGNADWHKVLELAHKFCDHWPGGQTDRPTDEAQPKTGTQIITEKKTQQQHIMQLAPAPSARDILRLPAEILAVVIGDDSNSRLYWKLVDPGLAESAEIGFNEYDGSGTWLTYLCSEPDLIESNLQLIQQIFDDVNQNGITQEELDRAKNKLASRLVLRSERPMGRLSSLGGNWVYRQKYYSVADDLELLNNISLDDIQELLKKYPLGHSTTAAVGPMTTVVD; encoded by the coding sequence GTGATCTTTCATGAAACCAAACTGGACAACGGCCTGCAGATCATCGCCGAACTCAATCCCAACGCACACAGCCTCGCCATCGGCTACTTCGTCCGCACCGGCTCGCGCGATGAAACCGCTGACGTCTCCGGCGTCAGTCACTTCCTCGAGCACATGGCCTTCAAGGGGAACGAAAAATACACGGCCGACGACGTCAACCGCATCTTCGACGAGATCGGTGCGAACTATAACGCCTCGACCAGCGAAGAGATCACCCTCTATTACGGTTCGTTTCTCCCCGAGTACATCGACACCGCAATGGAACTGCTCTCCACACTGATTCACCCCAGTCTCCGCCAGGACGACTTCGACATGGAGAAGAAGGTCATCCTCGAAGAGATCGGCATGTACGACGACCTGCACAGCTTCACCGCCTACGAAAAAGTGATGCAGGCCCACTTCCAGGGTCACCCGCTGGGGCAGAGCATCCTCGGTTCCGTGCAGTCCATCACCGACCTCACCGCAGAGCAGATGCGCGACTACCACGCGAAACATTACCTCGCCGGCAACCTTACCCTCGCGGTAGCCGGCAACGCCGACTGGCACAAGGTCCTCGAGCTCGCACACAAATTCTGCGACCACTGGCCCGGCGGACAGACAGACCGTCCCACCGACGAAGCCCAGCCCAAAACTGGCACGCAGATCATCACCGAAAAGAAGACCCAGCAGCAGCACATCATGCAGCTCGCTCCGGCTCCTTCCGCCCGCGACATCCTGCGGCTCCCCGCAGAAATCCTCGCGGTCGTCATCGGCGACGACTCCAACAGCCGCTTGTACTGGAAGCTGGTCGACCCCGGCCTGGCCGAATCCGCCGAGATCGGTTTCAACGAATACGACGGCAGCGGCACCTGGCTGACCTACCTCTGTTCCGAACCTGATCTGATTGAAAGTAACCTCCAGTTGATCCAGCAGATCTTCGACGACGTGAACCAGAACGGCATCACCCAGGAAGAACTGGACCGTGCCAAAAACAAACTCGCCTCGCGACTGGTCCTCCGCAGCGAACGCCCCATGGGCCGCCTCTCCTCCCTGGGAGGCAACTGGGTCTATCGCCAGAAGTACTACTCCGTCGCCGACGATCTCGAACTCTTAAACAACATCTCACTGGACGACATCCAGGAACTCCTGAAAAAATACCCCCTCGGCCACAGCACCACCGCCGCCGTAGGCCCCATGACAACCGTAGTCGATTAA
- a CDS encoding sensor histidine kinase, protein MKMDIGVLMTGRRILGTRIGKETVKSSAEQQQNEGRSAAAKSSVAADARSTNRGTETLMRKVRRGRLRLPITLSVVLMILNVALMVFWIILAAQIYWWTALAIGTVVFVLILVGLSLYLVLTIKEVRLNQRQSDFIDSVTHELKTPLASLRLYLETLQLRQLSEEQRGEFYVTMKTELERLDHLISQLLEVKRLDALGMQSDPEDILLEPLIRHCAKLECNRRQLDIDQVCEFDIEAATVHTRRILLEMIFRNVIDNAIKYGGAVPKIQIQVRVSSGGRVISRVMDNGEGVDPEIRKEIFKIFYRGESELERRKTGTGLGLYIVRTLVHLLGGKVTVHDRLDQPGSVFAIDLPGKAEE, encoded by the coding sequence ATGAAGATGGATATAGGTGTGTTGATGACGGGACGTCGAATTTTGGGAACACGCATCGGAAAAGAAACTGTGAAGTCATCCGCAGAACAGCAACAGAATGAGGGACGCTCTGCCGCAGCGAAGTCTTCAGTCGCAGCAGACGCGCGTTCTACTAATCGCGGGACGGAAACGCTGATGAGAAAAGTGCGGCGGGGACGATTACGGTTACCGATCACTTTAAGTGTCGTACTGATGATCCTGAATGTCGCACTGATGGTGTTCTGGATCATTCTGGCGGCGCAAATTTACTGGTGGACGGCCCTGGCGATCGGTACGGTCGTCTTCGTGTTGATTCTGGTGGGACTCTCGCTGTATCTCGTGCTGACCATTAAGGAAGTTCGCCTGAATCAACGTCAGTCTGATTTTATCGACAGTGTGACGCACGAACTGAAAACACCACTCGCTTCGCTGAGACTTTACCTGGAAACACTACAGCTTCGTCAGCTTTCTGAAGAGCAGCGAGGCGAATTTTATGTCACGATGAAGACTGAGCTGGAACGACTGGATCATCTGATTTCGCAGCTCCTGGAGGTGAAACGTCTGGATGCGCTGGGGATGCAGTCCGATCCGGAAGACATTCTGCTGGAACCTTTGATTCGCCACTGTGCCAAGCTGGAATGCAATCGACGTCAGCTGGATATCGACCAGGTATGCGAGTTTGATATCGAGGCTGCCACGGTACATACACGCAGAATTCTACTGGAAATGATCTTTCGCAACGTGATCGACAATGCCATCAAGTATGGCGGTGCAGTGCCGAAGATTCAGATTCAAGTTCGCGTGAGTAGTGGTGGCCGGGTGATTTCCCGAGTGATGGATAATGGCGAGGGAGTCGATCCGGAAATCCGCAAAGAGATCTTTAAAATCTTCTATCGAGGCGAAAGTGAGTTGGAGCGGCGCAAAACAGGAACGGGACTGGGCCTGTATATTGTACGGACACTGGTACATCTGCTGGGCGGCAAAGTCACCGTACATGATCGACTGGACCAGCCCGGGAGCGTATTTGCCATCGATTTGCCAGGGAAAGCGGAAGAATGA
- a CDS encoding response regulator transcription factor — protein sequence MKLLVVEDEKALAQGLKFNFEQEGYTVLTAEDGPTAIRHFEECYESDGESIDLVVLDLMLPGMSGYEIAKEIRRIDEVVPILVLSARELSEDKAYAFDCGTDQYMTKPFALPELLSRVKNLLKRKSLVQKAPVTTRNVPKEYQFGNVTVDFEAFEIEVDGERKSLTNLELRLLQYFIEHEGMVLTRAQILDDVWGEQSAFVTTRTIDNFVLRLRKLVESNPAEPVHIVSVRGAGYRFMPEEMSE from the coding sequence ATGAAGTTACTTGTTGTTGAAGACGAAAAAGCACTCGCACAGGGTTTAAAGTTCAACTTCGAACAGGAAGGTTATACGGTACTGACTGCCGAAGACGGTCCGACTGCGATCCGTCATTTCGAAGAATGCTATGAGTCGGACGGGGAGAGTATTGACCTGGTCGTACTGGACCTGATGCTGCCGGGAATGAGCGGTTATGAGATTGCTAAGGAGATCCGCCGGATCGACGAAGTTGTGCCGATCCTGGTTCTCAGTGCCCGCGAGTTGAGTGAAGACAAGGCCTACGCCTTCGATTGCGGGACCGATCAGTATATGACGAAGCCATTCGCCTTGCCCGAACTTTTGAGCCGGGTCAAGAACCTGCTCAAGCGGAAAAGCCTGGTCCAGAAAGCGCCAGTCACGACGCGGAATGTGCCCAAGGAATACCAGTTCGGTAATGTGACGGTGGACTTTGAAGCATTTGAAATCGAAGTCGATGGTGAGCGAAAAAGTCTGACCAACCTGGAGTTGCGACTGCTCCAGTATTTCATCGAGCACGAGGGCATGGTACTGACGCGGGCCCAGATTCTGGATGACGTCTGGGGTGAGCAATCTGCCTTTGTGACCACCCGCACGATCGATAACTTCGTGCTGCGGCTACGAAAACTGGTTGAGAGTAATCCTGCCGAACCGGTGCACATTGTTTCCGTACGCGGGGCCGGATATCGCTTCATGCCGGAAGAGATGTCGGAGTAA
- a CDS encoding YheT family hydrolase → MKSDLVFPPFVPHRLYKNPHLQTIVGQFHSRVKTPYQAEQHSCRLPDSDLLILHDDCPGPWKPGDRVVILLHGLSGCHQSSYMIRLAHKLNARGVRVFRMDLRGCGAGTGLAKSPYHAGSFHDLQVALEQIEFMCPRSPIGVVGFSLGGTITLNYLARHKPGSELVDRALVLNPPLRLAESVQVFGKPLFGRYQRHFVTNLIKQIRKSHQYQEHTHKITGANYPRTLLEFDDQFTAPLAGFESAEDYYNRCSPCDVLPEISVPTLIISAKDDPLIPFESYQPAIEKLANHDKVTLYLTEQGGHLGFIAGPSSDPDPRWSDWRIVQWLMSDSPEALASQIREQTHSSLIQTA, encoded by the coding sequence ATGAAGAGTGATCTGGTATTTCCACCGTTTGTGCCGCATCGTCTCTATAAAAATCCTCATCTGCAGACGATCGTAGGGCAGTTCCACTCGCGTGTGAAAACGCCCTATCAGGCAGAGCAGCATTCGTGCCGCCTGCCTGACAGCGATCTGTTGATTCTGCACGATGACTGCCCGGGCCCCTGGAAACCGGGGGACCGCGTGGTGATCCTGCTGCATGGCTTGTCGGGATGTCATCAGAGTTCTTACATGATCCGCCTGGCTCACAAGCTGAATGCGCGGGGAGTTCGTGTGTTTCGCATGGATCTCCGCGGCTGTGGGGCAGGGACGGGACTCGCTAAATCTCCTTATCACGCCGGCAGCTTTCACGATCTTCAGGTCGCCCTCGAACAGATCGAGTTCATGTGCCCGCGTTCGCCGATCGGCGTCGTGGGCTTTTCGCTGGGTGGTACGATCACACTCAATTACCTTGCCCGTCACAAACCGGGTTCGGAACTCGTCGACCGGGCGCTGGTCCTCAATCCGCCACTTCGCCTCGCCGAAAGTGTGCAGGTATTCGGCAAGCCACTCTTCGGTCGCTACCAGCGGCACTTTGTGACGAACCTCATCAAACAGATCCGCAAGTCGCATCAGTACCAGGAACATACACACAAAATTACCGGCGCGAACTATCCACGCACGCTACTTGAATTCGACGATCAGTTCACTGCACCGCTGGCTGGCTTTGAGTCTGCCGAAGACTATTACAACCGCTGCAGTCCCTGTGATGTCCTGCCGGAAATCTCGGTTCCGACGCTGATCATCTCCGCTAAGGACGACCCGCTGATCCCGTTCGAATCCTACCAGCCCGCGATCGAAAAACTCGCGAACCACGACAAGGTCACGCTCTATCTCACAGAGCAGGGGGGACACCTCGGCTTCATCGCAGGTCCTTCCAGCGATCCCGATCCGCGGTGGTCAGACTGGCGAATCGTGCAATGGCTAATGTCTGATTCTCCCGAAGCACTGGCCAGCCAGATCCGGGAGCAGACTCACTCTTCACTGATTCAGACCGCCTGA
- a CDS encoding mandelate racemase/muconate lactonizing enzyme family protein yields the protein MTMISDSIQAAEKKASPQHLRVEKIERTTVKVPYRDVPARNMARELPHWQYTEIVEVHLKSGHVGFGETLLYYTWNETSDEAVERAQGKNAAELMWDDDLGAGLQMALFDAVAKAAEVPVHALLGRKVHDKTPLSWWNIDTSVEDMALECAEAYKQGYMSYKTKGRPWYDVWAQVEEASKVVPKDFKIDMDFNDTLLDAERALPILEDLAQYPQVDIFESPIFQDDVAGNKILMAATDVNIAMHYGTPDPLIAIRENICDGFVIGHGARELMASGAVAAMADKPFWLQLVGTGITAAFSLHFGAVLSHATWPAVNCHQLYKYNLLTEPIVVKEGFAQVPDKPGLGYELNRDMLEKLRVEKPESRPEPPRLIETTWKDGRKMYFGNTGEVNFVLNPARDGNVPYFERGVDTRLVPNDGSKEWKELYQKSNTKPLLIKG from the coding sequence ATGACGATGATCTCCGACTCAATTCAGGCTGCAGAGAAAAAGGCATCACCCCAGCATTTACGCGTCGAAAAGATCGAGCGAACGACGGTAAAAGTTCCCTATCGGGACGTGCCCGCCCGGAACATGGCACGCGAATTACCGCATTGGCAGTATACCGAAATTGTGGAAGTGCATTTGAAATCGGGGCACGTTGGCTTCGGTGAAACGCTGCTCTATTACACCTGGAACGAGACTTCGGATGAAGCCGTAGAGCGGGCGCAGGGTAAGAATGCGGCCGAGCTGATGTGGGACGACGATCTGGGAGCGGGGCTGCAGATGGCGCTGTTTGATGCGGTCGCGAAAGCAGCGGAAGTTCCCGTGCATGCGTTGCTGGGGAGGAAGGTTCACGACAAGACTCCCCTCTCGTGGTGGAACATTGATACTTCGGTCGAGGATATGGCGCTGGAATGTGCCGAGGCTTACAAGCAGGGCTACATGTCCTATAAGACGAAAGGACGTCCGTGGTACGACGTGTGGGCCCAGGTTGAAGAAGCCAGCAAGGTGGTGCCGAAGGATTTCAAGATCGACATGGACTTCAACGACACGCTGCTGGATGCGGAGCGTGCCCTGCCGATCCTGGAAGATCTGGCTCAGTATCCGCAGGTCGACATTTTTGAATCTCCGATTTTCCAGGATGACGTGGCAGGAAACAAAATTCTGATGGCGGCGACCGATGTGAATATCGCCATGCATTATGGAACCCCCGACCCGCTGATTGCGATTCGCGAAAACATCTGCGATGGCTTTGTGATCGGGCATGGTGCGCGGGAGCTGATGGCATCGGGGGCCGTGGCTGCGATGGCGGATAAACCGTTCTGGTTACAGCTGGTGGGTACGGGGATTACGGCTGCTTTCTCGCTGCATTTCGGTGCGGTGCTGAGTCATGCCACCTGGCCTGCTGTAAATTGTCATCAGTTGTACAAGTACAATCTGTTGACGGAGCCGATTGTGGTCAAAGAAGGGTTTGCTCAAGTGCCCGACAAGCCGGGCCTGGGATATGAACTGAATCGGGATATGCTTGAGAAGCTGCGCGTCGAGAAACCGGAGTCTCGTCCTGAACCGCCGCGTTTGATTGAAACGACGTGGAAAGACGGACGGAAGATGTACTTCGGCAACACGGGGGAAGTCAACTTTGTCCTGAACCCGGCCCGCGATGGGAATGTGCCTTACTTTGAGCGGGGCGTCGATACGCGACTGGTTCCGAACGACGGTTCAAAGGAATGGAAAGAATTGTATCAGAAGTCGAACACCAAGCCGTTATTGATTAAAGGATAG
- a CDS encoding aldehyde dehydrogenase family protein — protein sequence MLEIPVLRWGTPYESFDQQEVVHFETGEPLAKVHQANAGLVKMDMRKAQRARDLLREIPIPKLLEICKKAAELYMTAELPLGNGTQTPEEFCRIQSASTGMPEWMCASNMKKVSFVLEHMEEILDALTRGLPLDILTKGYGKEERGVMLSYQANSPVLGLVLPSNSPGVHTLWMPILPMQIGLVLKPGSSEPWTPYRMTEAFCQAGIPRECISVYPGPHDVGSTVTELCKRVMVFGGQQTIDKYKANPNVQAHGPGFSKILLGDDVVDQWEDYLDLIVDSIYQNGGRSCVNASGVWASRHTEEIADAIAKRLGPVGPTSMTDPEAPLAAFTMTGAAKAMNGQIEEGLKESGVTEVTEKYRDGDRLIEMERCDYLRPTIVHCDNPDATLANTEYMFPMASVVKCEQKDMLKKIGMTLVCSVFTEDQDWTQQLLDATQIDRLNIGPVKTNALNWLQPHEGNIVEFLFRARAFQNEPPAAH from the coding sequence GTGCTGGAAATACCTGTACTTCGCTGGGGTACCCCATACGAAAGTTTCGATCAACAGGAAGTCGTTCATTTTGAAACAGGCGAGCCTCTCGCCAAAGTGCATCAGGCCAACGCCGGTCTGGTGAAAATGGACATGCGGAAAGCACAGCGGGCACGCGACCTGCTGCGAGAGATTCCGATTCCCAAGCTGCTGGAAATCTGTAAGAAAGCAGCTGAACTCTACATGACGGCGGAACTGCCGCTGGGCAACGGAACACAGACTCCCGAAGAGTTCTGCCGGATTCAGTCTGCCAGCACCGGGATGCCCGAGTGGATGTGTGCCAGCAACATGAAGAAGGTCTCCTTCGTACTGGAACACATGGAAGAGATTCTCGACGCCCTGACCCGCGGTCTGCCACTGGATATTCTGACTAAGGGGTATGGTAAAGAAGAGCGTGGCGTGATGCTGAGCTACCAGGCCAATTCGCCGGTACTGGGACTCGTGCTGCCTTCAAACTCACCAGGCGTGCACACACTGTGGATGCCGATCCTGCCGATGCAGATCGGTCTGGTACTGAAGCCGGGGTCATCTGAGCCCTGGACTCCTTACCGGATGACCGAAGCCTTCTGCCAGGCGGGTATACCACGGGAATGTATCTCCGTCTATCCGGGACCTCACGATGTGGGTTCCACGGTGACCGAGCTCTGTAAGCGAGTGATGGTATTTGGTGGTCAGCAGACCATCGATAAGTACAAGGCGAACCCGAACGTGCAGGCGCACGGTCCTGGTTTCAGTAAGATTCTGCTCGGTGACGATGTCGTGGATCAGTGGGAAGATTATCTCGACCTGATCGTGGACAGCATTTACCAGAACGGTGGTCGCAGCTGCGTCAACGCATCCGGCGTCTGGGCATCGCGGCATACTGAAGAGATTGCAGACGCGATCGCCAAACGGCTGGGACCGGTCGGACCGACTTCGATGACCGACCCCGAAGCCCCGCTGGCAGCTTTCACCATGACCGGTGCCGCCAAGGCGATGAATGGTCAGATTGAAGAAGGACTGAAAGAGTCCGGCGTGACCGAAGTGACTGAAAAGTATCGCGACGGTGATCGACTGATTGAGATGGAACGCTGCGATTATCTGCGTCCGACCATCGTGCACTGTGACAATCCCGACGCGACGCTGGCGAACACCGAGTACATGTTCCCCATGGCTTCAGTCGTGAAATGCGAACAGAAAGACATGCTGAAAAAGATCGGCATGACGCTGGTCTGCTCTGTATTTACTGAAGATCAGGACTGGACGCAGCAGTTGCTGGATGCAACACAGATCGACCGGTTGAATATCGGTCCGGTGAAGACGAATGCTCTGAACTGGTTGCAGCCGCACGAAGGGAATATTGTCGAATTCCTGTTCCGGGCGCGTGCCTTCCAGAACGAACCGCCGGCCGCTCACTGA